Part of the Nicotiana sylvestris chromosome 2, ASM39365v2, whole genome shotgun sequence genome, ggcaattttgatctcacccactgtcTAGCACTATTCGGCCATAGCCTGGcttcggtttttctgcacaaacaacactgccaAGTATGAAGCcagcattatgggtatgaatatggCAATAGACCAAGATGTGGAAGAATTGATAATCATGGGATATTCGAATCTGATTATCCAACAAGCTCAAGGAGAAtaggaaactcgggatgtcaagcttattccatacaggcaacatgtggaagatcttagcaagcggTTCAAATCAGTCGAGTTCTGGTACATTCCTCATTTCCACAATGAGTTAGCCAatgcactcgctactttggcctcgatgttgccatatccaggcaatgtccacattgaccctttggaaatccaaatccgagaaaggcatggttactgcAATGTGGTTGAGGTGGAACCAAATGtccagccatggtatcatgatttCAAGAGATTTCTGAAAACTATGGAATATCCCGAGCAGGCcaatggagaccaaaagagaactatCAGAAGGCTTGccagtggtttctttttgagcgaggaagtcttgtacaaaaggactctagATCTCAACCTATTAAGATGTGTGGATTCCCAAGATgccggaagaatcatgcatgaagtaaACGCAGGAGTGTGTAGACCTCATATGAATGGATACGtcctggcaaagaaaatcctttgagcgggttattactggatgactatggaaaaagattgcttcagtttcgtccaaaaatgccatcagtgtcaggtgcacgatGACCTAATTCATGCACCACCTACAGAACTGCATCCTATGTCAGCAGCGTGGCCGTTCGTTGCTTGGAGTATGGATTTCATTTTGCCAATCGAGCCAAAAACTTCAAATGGGCATAAATTCATATTGGTTGCCATTGATTAATTTCACAAAAATGGGATGAAGTAGTCACTTTCAAAGCCgtcactaagaaagcagtggtagagTTTGTGCACTCCAACATCATCTGCCATTTTGGTATCCCTACGGCTATCAATACGGACAATGCTGAAAACTTGAATAGCcacttgatgagggagatatgtgagTAATTTAAGACAACGCATCGGAATTCGACCCCTTATtggcccaaagctaatggtgctgttgaagcagcaaacaagaacatcaagaagattcttagaaaaatgattcaaagttcgagatagtggcatgaaaagttgccgtttgcattattgggatatcacACAACTGTGCGCACGTCAGTCGGAGCAATaccctatctattggtttatggaactgaagccgtaatacctgcaGAGGTTGAAATTCCATCTCTCCGAATCATTGTTGAGGCTGAAGTTGAGGAtagtgagtgggtcaagactcgtcTAGAACAATTAAccttgattgacgaaaaacggatggccgcagtttgccacgggcagttgtatcaacaaagaatggacCGGGCCTATAACAAGAAAATGCGgcctaggaactttgaagtggggcaactcgtttggGGACATATTCCCtcatcacaaggaagcaaaaaGAAAGTTCGCTCCCAACTGGAAGGGCCCATACATTATCAAAAAATTGTTGCCAAAATGAGCGTTGTACCtaggagacattgaaggaaataaCCCTGAAACAACTGTAAATGCAGATGTGGTCAAAAGGTATTACGTTTAACCCTTTTGCGGTACCAATATTAtttgattgggatgacgaaggctttcattctcgctaccccaaacactctaATCCTCTGCTAACCATTTGATCCGATTACCTTTCTTTGATTTCCCTCTTTGGAACCCAAAAATATTTGTAAAAAAAACCAATCTAAATCAAAACAAAACAGAAGcaaagttccctgaactacgtttgacttgattccgaaaggatacataggcagcctctctctgaggttcagtcacaccaaaacaaaaatccaaatttccccaaaagtgaaactggggcagatgttataatggttcggcgatgatcccacctgaatggttccaaagttgtaattcgatccaaattcTCTTTACCCAAAACCTTGTTCAAGTTCTTCTGATCAATCGGTGAGAgtgttcaaggatcagagaacGCAACTACTTGGATCTGatgcaatcaaaatgagagaaataaaatgagagagtcttgttggtgaaaacccacacgggcaccgtaaggcgatggtgagcagagaaactaaaaaatgagagagtct contains:
- the LOC138886140 gene encoding uncharacterized protein, which codes for MKAQALADHLDKNPVDDEYQPLSTYFPDEEVNSVEVTSEDTNAWKMFFDGAVNAKGVGIGETRDVKLIPYRQHVEDLSKRFKSVEFWYIPHFHNELANALATLASMLPYPGNVHIDPLEIQIRERHGYCNVVEVEPNVQPWYHDFKRFLKTMEYPEQANGDQKRTIRRLASGFFLSEEVLYKRTLDLNLLRCVDSQDAGRIMHEVNAGVCRPHMNGYVLAKKIL